In the genome of Paenibacillus sp. FSL R5-0766, one region contains:
- a CDS encoding sugar ABC transporter permease, giving the protein MGMKSWWSWKLQEMKASKHSYVLLAPYMLLFLMFTVIPVVISIILSFTYFNMLEFPRFIGWQNYTRLFLEDDVFLIAIKNTLLFAIITGPISYIACFVFAWIINELTPKWRAFMTLIFYAPSISGNVYFIWLMIFSGDRYGIANGLLIKWGFLLEPIQWLKTEAYIMPILILVQLWLSLGTGFLAFIAGLQTVDRTLYEAGAVDGIKNRWQELWYITLPSMRPQLMFGAVIQLTTSFAVADVSIALAGFPSVNYAAETVVTHLIDFGTTRFEMGYASAIATVLFMIMVGTNLLVQKLLRRVGE; this is encoded by the coding sequence ATGGGCATGAAATCGTGGTGGAGCTGGAAGCTCCAGGAAATGAAGGCCAGCAAACATTCTTATGTTCTGCTTGCACCTTATATGCTCCTGTTCCTCATGTTTACCGTGATTCCGGTTGTCATCTCGATCATACTCAGCTTCACCTACTTTAACATGCTGGAATTCCCGCGTTTTATTGGCTGGCAGAACTATACTCGCCTGTTTCTGGAGGATGATGTATTCCTGATTGCAATCAAGAATACGTTGTTGTTCGCCATCATTACCGGACCGATCAGTTATATTGCCTGTTTTGTCTTCGCGTGGATCATTAATGAGTTAACACCGAAATGGAGAGCGTTCATGACGCTGATCTTCTACGCGCCCTCCATTTCGGGCAATGTGTATTTTATCTGGCTGATGATCTTCTCGGGAGATCGTTATGGTATTGCCAATGGCCTGTTGATCAAATGGGGTTTTCTGCTGGAGCCAATCCAGTGGCTGAAGACGGAAGCCTACATTATGCCTATTCTCATTCTCGTGCAGCTATGGCTGAGTCTCGGAACCGGATTTCTTGCGTTTATCGCTGGTTTGCAGACGGTGGACCGGACATTGTACGAAGCGGGAGCGGTGGATGGGATCAAGAATCGCTGGCAGGAACTATGGTACATTACCCTGCCTTCGATGCGTCCACAGTTGATGTTCGGCGCAGTCATTCAGCTGACAACCTCGTTTGCCGTGGCCGATGTGTCGATCGCGCTGGCCGGGTTCCCAAGTGTGAACTATGCAGCAGAGACTGTGGTGACCCATTTGATCGACTTTGGTACTACGCGGTTTGAGATGGGGTATGCATCAGCAATTGCCACCGTGCTGTTCATGATTATGGTGGGCACCAACTTGCTGGTCCAGAAACTGCTTCGAAGGGTGGGAGAATAG
- a CDS encoding carbohydrate ABC transporter permease — MAAIATGKKRVNRSLSGSLSLFALLLVFGAFMVLPLIYAINNAFKPLDEIFTFPPTLFVKNPTFSNFTDLLNLLSDSWVPFSRYIFNTVFITGIGIVGHVLLASAAAYPLAKHKFPGKVFMFQVVVLSLMFTPAVTAIPNYMIMSWLGWIDTYWAVIIPAFAYSLGLYLMKQFMEQIPDALLEAAKIDGASEYRIFWSIVMPNVKPAWLTLIILLFQMLWGSDGNGYIYSEQLKTLHYAAGQIIQGGISRAGAGAAVALILMSVPITLFIFSQSRIIETMASSGMKD; from the coding sequence ATGGCTGCAATTGCGACAGGCAAAAAGCGGGTGAATCGCTCGCTATCGGGAAGCCTCTCCCTGTTTGCCCTTCTGCTCGTATTTGGTGCCTTTATGGTGCTGCCGCTGATCTATGCAATCAACAATGCATTCAAACCATTGGATGAGATTTTCACCTTTCCACCAACGCTGTTTGTCAAAAATCCGACGTTCAGCAACTTTACAGATCTGCTGAATCTGCTGAGTGACTCGTGGGTGCCGTTCTCACGTTATATATTCAACACGGTGTTTATTACAGGCATCGGTATCGTAGGCCATGTGCTACTGGCTTCCGCAGCGGCGTACCCACTTGCCAAACACAAGTTTCCGGGCAAAGTATTCATGTTCCAAGTGGTCGTACTGTCACTGATGTTCACACCTGCGGTAACGGCAATTCCAAACTATATGATCATGTCATGGCTCGGATGGATCGACACGTACTGGGCTGTTATTATTCCGGCATTTGCCTATTCACTCGGGTTGTATCTGATGAAACAGTTCATGGAGCAGATCCCGGATGCGCTGCTGGAAGCAGCCAAGATTGACGGTGCCAGTGAATACCGGATCTTCTGGTCCATTGTCATGCCCAATGTGAAACCAGCCTGGCTTACATTGATCATTCTGCTGTTTCAGATGTTATGGGGCAGTGATGGCAATGGGTACATCTACAGCGAGCAGCTCAAGACCCTGCATTATGCAGCAGGTCAGATTATTCAGGGCGGAATATCCCGGGCAGGAGCGGGTGCTGCGGTAGCACTGATTTTGATGAGTGTGCCGATCACGCTATTTATTTTCTCTCAGAGCCGAATCATTGAGACGATGGCGAGTTCGGGCATGAAGGATTAA
- a CDS encoding extracellular solute-binding protein, which produces MAGILQRKTWILSTVIIVAAACIILYVTSGADGKSADVPPGSLPAIEVDAVLQQTRQKKGYEQYRSGTDQATQPNVDITIEAADYIKAEGEDVRKLTNYEGMDGVSLHTGETGQVDWTINVPETGLYNLSAIYYPVEGKSSAIERALYIDGELPFAEAAYLQFDRVWANEKDVVEQDNQGNDLRPRQVEQPHWMEETFQDSDGYEQAPFKFYLEKGEHTLTLKSSREPMVIRSIRLFNEKTAVPYTETAGAQQSDTSGQPKDVLIRIEGEAAIAKSSPTLYPTSERSSSAVSPYSASQVRINTIGGFNWRLPGQWIEWEVDVPEGGLYHIGFTAQQNFVKGIYSTRKLTIDGEVPFAEMAKVPFRYQSDYRIDVMGGKEAYKFQLDKGKHVLRLENSLGDFAPLIRNVEDSLYNLNSMYRRILMITGTKPDEFRDYRVEKQIPNLLEVFSGESKRLKDVAAQLRLLSGQSSDQEALIKTMALQLDEMIDKPDTIPRRLAAYKTNTGGLGTWVQQAREQPLEIDALYVTSIGQDIPGTGMGPLAKLGHEAKIFYHSFFIDYNQIGNVATSEDQRTVTVWIGSGRDQANTMKAMIDKTFTPDSGINVNLKLVNMGTLLPATLSGEGPDVAMQIGNDLPVNFAMRNSAVDLTQFSDYSTVEQEFRESAIVPYAYDSGVYALPETQTFNMLFYRKDVLKELGLEVPQNWEDVEALLAILSKNHMEFGMPIVTQANMQGVNIPPNSQYATMLLQNGGAFYRNDDKESDLDSRIGIETFKQWTEFYTDYKLEREYDFANRFRTGQMPIGLTDYTMYNQLSVFAPEIRGLWGFVPVPGTVQADGTLNRDVPGGGSAVMMLEGAKDQDAAWEFMKWWTSTPIQAEFGREMEGLMGAAARYPTANIKALDSLPWPAEDYANLKAQFETVKGVPEVPGGYFTGRHLFNAFYKTVVGQVEARESIMDYTQYIQDEIRVKRNEFGLP; this is translated from the coding sequence ATGGCTGGAATTCTACAACGTAAGACATGGATATTGTCCACAGTAATCATCGTGGCGGCAGCCTGCATCATTCTATATGTAACTTCGGGAGCTGATGGAAAGAGTGCAGACGTTCCGCCTGGCAGTCTGCCTGCCATTGAAGTGGATGCAGTCTTGCAGCAGACCCGGCAGAAAAAGGGGTACGAACAATATCGATCCGGAACCGATCAGGCTACACAGCCGAATGTGGACATCACCATTGAAGCAGCAGATTACATAAAAGCCGAAGGTGAAGACGTCCGCAAACTGACTAATTATGAGGGAATGGATGGTGTATCTCTCCATACCGGAGAGACCGGACAAGTCGATTGGACGATTAATGTGCCGGAGACCGGGCTGTATAACCTGTCCGCCATCTATTATCCCGTTGAAGGCAAGAGTTCGGCCATTGAGCGTGCGTTGTACATTGATGGTGAACTTCCTTTTGCGGAAGCCGCCTATTTGCAGTTTGACCGGGTGTGGGCGAATGAGAAAGATGTCGTGGAGCAGGACAATCAAGGTAATGACCTACGCCCGAGACAAGTGGAGCAACCACACTGGATGGAAGAAACGTTTCAGGACTCCGACGGGTACGAACAGGCTCCATTCAAGTTTTATTTGGAAAAAGGGGAACACACGCTAACGCTAAAATCATCGCGTGAACCCATGGTGATTCGGTCCATTCGTCTTTTCAATGAGAAGACAGCCGTTCCTTACACAGAGACTGCAGGGGCACAACAGTCGGATACTTCCGGGCAGCCGAAGGATGTACTTATTCGCATTGAAGGAGAAGCCGCAATTGCCAAATCTTCACCTACGTTATACCCGACAAGCGAAAGATCAAGTTCTGCTGTATCTCCCTATAGCGCTTCCCAGGTACGCATCAATACGATTGGCGGCTTTAACTGGCGTCTGCCAGGGCAGTGGATCGAATGGGAAGTGGATGTGCCGGAGGGTGGACTGTATCATATCGGTTTTACCGCACAGCAGAATTTTGTCAAAGGCATCTATTCTACACGCAAGCTCACCATTGATGGTGAAGTTCCGTTTGCAGAGATGGCGAAAGTACCTTTCCGTTATCAAAGTGACTATCGTATTGACGTGATGGGCGGCAAGGAAGCATACAAGTTTCAATTGGACAAAGGAAAACATGTGCTACGGCTGGAGAACAGCCTTGGTGACTTTGCACCGCTTATCCGCAATGTGGAGGACAGTCTGTACAACTTGAACTCCATGTACCGACGCATTCTGATGATTACAGGTACCAAGCCTGATGAATTCCGGGATTACCGGGTGGAGAAACAGATTCCGAACCTGCTGGAAGTATTCAGCGGAGAAAGTAAACGTCTCAAGGACGTGGCTGCACAGCTTCGTCTTCTGTCAGGACAGTCCAGCGATCAGGAAGCGCTGATCAAGACGATGGCTCTGCAACTGGACGAGATGATTGACAAGCCGGATACCATTCCAAGACGGCTTGCGGCTTACAAAACCAACACGGGCGGTCTCGGCACATGGGTGCAGCAGGCACGAGAGCAACCTCTTGAGATTGACGCACTGTACGTCACTTCGATTGGCCAAGATATTCCCGGAACAGGTATGGGGCCACTCGCCAAGCTTGGTCATGAAGCAAAGATATTCTATCATTCGTTCTTCATTGATTATAACCAGATCGGCAATGTAGCGACATCGGAAGATCAGCGCACGGTAACGGTCTGGATTGGTAGCGGACGTGATCAGGCGAATACGATGAAAGCGATGATTGACAAGACCTTCACACCAGACAGTGGTATCAATGTCAATCTGAAGCTGGTGAATATGGGAACCTTGCTGCCAGCGACGTTGTCCGGTGAAGGTCCGGATGTAGCGATGCAGATCGGCAATGATCTGCCGGTGAACTTTGCGATGCGGAACTCGGCTGTAGATCTGACGCAATTCAGTGATTATAGCACCGTGGAACAGGAGTTCAGGGAAAGTGCAATCGTGCCTTATGCCTATGATTCAGGCGTATATGCCCTGCCGGAAACGCAAACTTTTAACATGCTGTTTTATCGTAAAGACGTGCTCAAAGAACTCGGACTTGAAGTGCCTCAGAACTGGGAGGATGTCGAAGCTCTGCTCGCGATTCTGAGCAAAAATCATATGGAATTTGGTATGCCGATCGTGACTCAGGCGAATATGCAGGGTGTTAATATTCCGCCGAACTCGCAGTATGCCACGATGCTGCTCCAGAACGGCGGCGCCTTCTATCGTAACGATGACAAAGAGTCGGATCTGGATTCCCGGATTGGGATCGAGACGTTCAAGCAGTGGACGGAGTTCTATACCGATTACAAGCTGGAGCGGGAATATGATTTTGCCAACCGTTTCCGGACAGGACAGATGCCTATTGGACTAACGGATTACACGATGTACAACCAGTTGTCCGTATTTGCACCGGAGATTCGGGGACTGTGGGGATTCGTTCCTGTCCCGGGAACCGTTCAAGCAGATGGAACCTTGAATCGGGACGTACCGGGTGGAGGCAGCGCAGTCATGATGCTGGAGGGTGCCAAGGATCAGGACGCGGCGTGGGAGTTCATGAAGTGGTGGACCAGTACACCGATTCAGGCTGAATTCGGACGGGAGATGGAAGGACTGATGGGTGCAGCTGCCCGTTATCCAACGGCCAACATCAAGGCACTGGATTCCCTGCCGTGGCCTGCGGAGGATTACGCCAATCTCAAGGCACAATTCGAAACGGTGAAGGGCGTTCCTGAAGTACCCGGTGGTTATTTTACAGGCCGCCATCTGTTCAATGCATTTTACAAAACCGTTGTTGGCCAAGTGGAAGCCAGGGAATCCATTATGGATTATACCCAATATATTCAGGACGAGATTCGCGTCAAACGTAATGAATTTGGTCTTCCGTAA